A window of the Xenopus laevis strain J_2021 chromosome 9_10L, Xenopus_laevis_v10.1, whole genome shotgun sequence genome harbors these coding sequences:
- the LOC108703823 gene encoding uncharacterized protein LOC108703823 has product MALDKIFLLCWICCSSVCSAPMVSVPSSHKALLGSTASLPCTFPPVDHSVLSIIWIFRDKEILRYNKTLTIFQPRLTLDVQTIEEGIVSLSVSNVIVSDEGTYTCRVSYGLKQEQGVKLEVEAVPMIKISRSEENLYCSVSGFYPVDIGVSWLRDGKPIPHSSNIDKDLRPWSNADGTYTLNNSLSVAPGGGQNDGTYSCQVEHKSLPKPLLKDLQLVYSDCVPDNEGKYSAGNIAGAIFLTILLTMAGISAGLWFLIYKKKYFQRFRVSHIHRSQMLDGEKVTLYCVASDCPKDPQVIWTVEENDGKKMEITEDEPQAEGEGNMLLDQEFSVRTDRTETDGRHNVTSSLSFTPEASKIKKKSVFCKFVCDGRAKEQRLDCSFIVLKPKDSMKFSLSESGEVLSCLTLREFYPRDIQIRWSCGVGHYQQLESNETFTLNPNSSFNIESECKLPGHLFKDPGFKVRVTWNHQSSDGEESREFSAWDPEFPWCPWMEEIINPDTLIHSKEGKFQCKIWGYFPDALEVKWLRREAGGQELFSVCPSEKYKIPEMEQKREADGTFSCTVSLIVSVSAITDQGAEFICRVGHPSLGEPLQRSTGALSVRGVPVVTNIRQKYRHIIMEIDQFYPQNIEITWHKAVGRQKDYWMISDDFIQNKLFPNSDGSYRLTSICDGIDLMDKMNRFDLYFTAQVQHETLNSPIQRDFQWERGVYYLLSEGQKLNPLPKSQDTAPSNSGPVERS; this is encoded by the exons ATGGCGCTGGATAAAATCTTCCTTCTCTGCTGGATTTGCTGCAGCTCAGTGT GTTCTGCACCAATGGTATCAGTTCCTTCATCTCACAAAGCACTTCTGGGTTCTACAGCTTCTCTCCCTTGTACCTTCCCACCAGTTGACCACTCAGTGTTGTCCATTATCTGGATCTTCAGAGACAAGGAGATTCTTAGGTACAACAAGACTCTGACCATCTTCCAACCCCGACTGACTCTGGATGTTCAGACAATAGAGGAAGGGATTGTGTCTCTGTCAGTCTCCAATGTAATTGTCTCTGATGAGGGAACCTACACGTGTAGAGTGAGTTATGGTTTAAAACAAGAACAAGGGGTGAAATTAGAAGTTGAAG CTGTTCCCATGATAAAGATAAGTAGATCTGAGGAGAACCTCTACTGCTCAGTGAGTGGGTTCTACCCTGTGGATATAGGGGTATCTTGGCTCAGAGATGGGAAGCCCATACCTCATTCCTCTAATATAGACAAAGACTTAAGACCATGGAGCAATGCAGACGGCACATACACACTGAACAACTCACTGAGTGTTGCCCCTGGAGGTGGCCAGAATGATGGGACTTACTCCTGCCAAGTGGAACACAAGTCTCTGCCAAAGCCTCTTCTCAAGGATCTCCAGTTGGTGTATAGTG ATTGTGTTCCAGACAACGAGGGGAAATATTCTGCAGGGAACATTGCGGGGGCCATATTTCTCACCATTCTGCTGACCATGGCCGGGATCAGTGCGGGGCTCTGGTTTCTCATTTACAAGAAGAAAT ATTTCCAGAGATTCCGGGTGAGTCACATACACAGGAGTCAGATGTTGGATGGGGAGAAGGTGACTCTGTACTGTGTGGCCTCTGACTGCCCTAAGGACCCCCAGGTGATATGGACAGTGGAGGAGAATGATGGGAAGAAGATGGAGATAACAGAGGATGAGCCCCAGGCAGAAGGAGAAGGGAATATGTTGCTGGATCAGGAATTCTCTGTAAGAACAGACAGAACAGAGACAGACGGGAGACACAATGTCACCTCCTCCCTCAGCTTCACCCCTGAAGCATCAAAGATCAAGAAGAAGTCTGTGTTCTGCAAGTTTGTCTGTGATGGAAGAGCCAAAGAGCAAAGACTAGACTGTTCCTTTATCGTAT TAAAGCCCAAGGATTCCATGAAGTTTTCCCTGAGTGAGTCAGGAGAGGTTCTGAGCTGTCTGACCCTGAGGGAGTTTTACCCCAGAGACATCCAGATCAGATGGAGCTGTGGAGTTGGACACTACCAACAACTGGAGTCCAATGAAACATTTACTCTCAATCCTAATTCCTCCTTTAATATTGAGAGTGAGTGTAAGCTCCCAGGACATCTCTTCAAAGATCCAGGATTCAAAGTGCGAGTGACCTGGAACCACCAATCCAGTGATGGGGAGGAGTCCAGGGAATTCTCTGCATGGGATCCAG AATTCCCCTGGTGCCCATGGATGGAAGAGATAATAAATCCTGATACCCTGATACACAGCAAAGAGGGCAAATTCCAGTGTAAGATCTGGGGGTATTTCCCTGATGCTCTGGAGGTGAAATGGTTGAGGAGAGAAGCAGGAGGGCAGGAATTATTCTCTGTGTGTCCCAGTGAGAAATACAAGATCCCAGAGATGGAGCAGAAGAGAGAAGCTGATGGGACCTTCTCCTGCACAGTCAGTCTCATTGTCTCTGTGTCAGCAATAACTGATCAGGGGGCGGAGTTTATCTGCCGGGTGGGACACCCCAGTCTGGGGGAACCCCTACAGAGAAGCACTGGGGCCCTCAGTGTGAGAG GGGTCCCAGTTGTGACAAACATTAGACAGAAGTACAGACACATCATCATGGAAATAGATCAGTTCTACCCACAGAACATTGAGATTACCTGGCACAAAGCTGTGGGGAGGCAGAAGGATTATTGGATGATCTCTGATGACTTTATACAGAATAAACTATTTCCAAACAGTGACGGCTCCTACAGACTCACCAGTATATGTGATGGAATTGATCTTATGGATAAGATGAATAGATTTGATTTGTACTTCACTGCTCAGGTGCAACATGAGACACTAAACTCTCCAATCCAGAGGGATTTCCAATGGGAGAGAG